In a single window of the Biomphalaria glabrata chromosome 13, xgBioGlab47.1, whole genome shotgun sequence genome:
- the LOC129922480 gene encoding angiopoietin-2-like, which produces MAFLLSLLLGVYLAPLALSDLIIYVQPEVISPVFTLQLVINCSVTNNQVPNIDIIKSVSLSRYNETIKDFYVLLSLDTQTFNLQQFVQFRHAQVSFGNLFLSLTVYNPVQSDAQAYRCNVDGDNSVLNNVSMKAKNGVRYEPNVTALIEKITRLMISEEKEKCSSKNVGLSEYNNIRSKLHFVGSSEIVKELIEPLTVKCSFPASNDSYFQDSVLRSMYILHETNGVIATISRDQPVTESGQNLSSNTIQGELYHNLSKDSYLQVTWQNMNLSDSGKYFCGAHVNYLLGQKDRFQEQLVISVQRPTFDDLVKVVYDLQREVGEEKQRREISERNVMNFHEEFKVHQKNMTIVKEELKINQQKIENVKEDVKINQQNIENVKEDVNINQQNIDNVQEDVKRNKKDVKINQQNIENNKKDVKINQQNIENFKEDVKINQQNIENVKEDLKINQRNLTSLKETIDLLQYNLSNYEGKTNYKSLLQEFQNTLYLPESCRGIIHEKERVVVTLASWLKVLCDTKTDGGGWIIFQRRINGKVDFYRGWKEYRDGFGDYDIGEFYLGNENIFKLTSTGQYDLRINLEFNNTKYFAQYKDIKVLSETEKYKLKIGTYSGNAGDDLSPHNNMYFITFDRDNDNDSTVNCAERYSGAWWYKGCHDSNLNGQWGTLYAKAMNWYQLTRRSKSVSYSEMKIREKK; this is translated from the exons aTCTTATCATTTATGTCCAGCCAGAGGTCATATCGCCAGTGTTCACATTGCAACTTGTGATCAACTGTTCTGTAACTAACAACCAAGTTCCAAACATTGATATCATCAAATCTGTATCACTGTCACGTTATAACGAAACGATCAAAGACTTTTATGTTCTTCTGTCACTGGACACTCAAACTTTCAATCTCCAACAATTTGTTCAGTTCAGACATGCGCAAGTTAGTTTTGGAAATCTTTTCCTTTCCTTGACTGTCTACAATCCTGTTCAGTCTGACGCTCAAGCTTACAGATGTAATGTTGATGGAGATAACTCTGTTCTGAATAATGTTTCCATGAAAGCCAAGAACGGAGTGAGATATGAACCAAATGTCACAGCATTGATTGAAAAAATCACACGATTAATGATATccgaagaaaaagaaaaatgctcTTCGAAGAATGTAGGGCTTTCAGAATACAATAATATAA gaTCAAAACTTCATTTCGTTGGAAGTTCTGAAATTGTAAAAGAACTCATAGAACCCTTGACAGTCAAATGTTCTTTTCCG gCTTCAAACGATAGTTATTTTCAAGATTCAGTTCTTCGGTCTATGTACATACTTCACG agaccAATGGTGTTATTGCGACTATATCTAGAGATCAACCTGTTACCGAATCTGGACAAAACCTGAGCTCCAATACAATACAAGGCGAACTCTATCACAACTTGTCTAAAGATTCCTATCTTCAAGTCACATGGCAAAATATGAACTTGTCCGACTCTGGGAAATATTTTTGCGGTGCCCATGTCAACTATTTACTCGGACAaaaagacagatttcaggagcAGTTAGTCATTTCTGTACAAAGACCAACTTTTGATGATTTGGTCAAAGTTGTTTATGATTTGCAGAGAGAAGTTGGTGAAGAAAAACAGAGGCGAGAAATTAGCGAACGAAACGTAATGAATTTTCATGAAGAGTTCAAGGTTCATCAGAAAAATATGACGATTGTAAAGGAAGAATTAAAAATCAAtcaacaaaaaattgaaaacgtTAAAGAGGACGTGAAAATCAATCAACAAAACATCGAAAACGTTAAAGAAGATGTGAACATCAATCAACAAAACATCGACAATGTTCAAGAAGAcgtgaaaagaaataaaaaagatgtaaaaatcaatcaacaaaatatcgaaaataataaaaaagatgtaaaaatcaatcaacaaaacattgaaaattttaaagaagatgtgaaaatcaatcaacaaaacattgaaaatgttaAAGAAGACCTGAAAATCAATCAACGAAATCTTACCAGCTTGAAAGAGACAATAGATTTATTACAATACAATCTTTCAAATTATGAAG gaaaaacaaattataaatctCTATTACAAGAATTCCAGAATACTTTATATCTACCGGAGTCGTGTCGTGGCATCATCCATGAGAAAGAacgcgtggtggtgacattagCTTCCTGGTTAAAGGTATTGTGTGACACCAAGACAGACGGCGGTGGATGGATCATCTTTCAGAGAAGAATCAACGGAAAAGTAGATTTCTATAGAGGCTGGAAGGAGTATCGTGACGGCTTTGGAGATTACGACATTGGTGAATTTTATCTgggaaatgaaaatatttttaaattaacttctACTGGACAATATGATTTAAGAATTAATTTAGAATTTAACAACACAAAATACTTTGCGCAATACAAAGACATTAAAGTATTGAGTGAGACTGAGAAATATAAACTGAAGATAGGAACATATTCAGGAAATGCTGGAGATGACTTATCACCTCATAACAACATGTACTTTATTACTTTTGATAGAGATAACGATAATGACAGTACCGTAAACTGTGCAGAACGTTATTCAGGTGCCTGGTGGTATAAAGGTTGTCATGATTCTAATCTAAATGGTCAATGGGGTACATTATATGCCAAGGCAATGAACTGGTATCAATTAACTAGACGGTCTAAAAGTGTTTCTTATAGCGAGatgaaaataagagaaaaaaaataa